A window of the Eulemur rufifrons isolate Redbay chromosome 6, OSU_ERuf_1, whole genome shotgun sequence genome harbors these coding sequences:
- the CREBZF gene encoding CREB/ATF bZIP transcription factor isoform X1, with translation MRHSLTKLLAASGSDSPTRSESPAPAATCSLSADLIRAAAGEKETAAAGSLGRKQPHSDVGELEAGTGSRGGVAVRAPSPEEMEEEAVASVPGEETEDMDFLSGLELADLLDPRQPDWHLEPGLSSPGPLSSSGGGSDSGGLWRGDDDDEAAAAEMQRFSDLLQRLLNGIGGCSSSSDNGSGEKRRRKSPGGGGGGGSGNDNNQAATKSPRKAAAAAARLNRLKKKEYVMGLESRVRGLAAENQELRAENRELGKRVQALQEESRYLRAVLANETGLARLLSRLSGVGLRLTTSLFRDSPAGDHDYALPVGKQQQDLLEEDDSAGGVCLHVDKDKVSVEFCSACARKASSSLKIFFFR, from the exons ATGAGGCATAGCCTGACCAAGCTGCTGGCAGCCTCAGGCAGCGACTCCCCAACCCGCAGCGAGAGCCCGGCGCCGGCCGCGACCTGCTCGCTGTCCGCGGACCTGATCCGGGCTGCGGCGGGGGAGAAGGAGACGGCGGCGGCCGGATCTCTTGGCCGCAAGCAGCCGCACAGCGACGTGGGCGAGTTGGAGGCCGGGACGGGGAGCCGCGGCGGCGTGGCCGTGCGCGCGCCCTCGCCcgaggagatggaggaggaggcggTCGCCAGCGTCCCTGGGGAAGAGACCGAGGATATGGACTTTTTGTCCGGGCTGGAACTCGCGGATCTTTTGGACCCCCGGCAACCAGACTGGCACCTGGAGCCCGGACTTAGCTCGCCTGGGCCTCTCTCCTCGTCCGGCGGAGGCTCGGATAGCGGCGGCCTGTGGAGAGGGGACGACGACGACGAGGCCGCGGCTGCTGAGATGCAGCGCTTTTCCGACCTGCTGCAGAGGCTGTTAAACGGTATCGGAGGCTGCAGTAGCAGCAGTGACAATGGCAGCGGCGAAAAGAGGCGGAGAAAGTCCCCGGGaggaggcggcggtggcggcagcggcAACGATAACAACCAGGCGGCGACAAAGAGTCCCCGGAAGGCGGCGGCGGCCGCTGCCCGTCTTAATCGGCTGAAGAAGAAGGAGTACGTGATGGGGCTGGAGAGTCGAGTCCGGGGTCTGGCAGCCGAGAACCAGGAGCTGCGGGCCGAGAATCGGGAGCTGGGCAAACGCGTACAAGCACTGCAAGAGGAGAGTCGCTACCTACGGGCAGTCTTAGCCAACGAGACTGGACTGGCTCGCTTGCTGAGCCGGCTGAGCGGCGTGGGACTGCGGCTGACCACCTCGCTCTTCAGAGACTCGCCCGCCGGTGACCACGACTACGCGCTGCCGGTGGGAAAGCAGCAGCAGGACCTGCTAGAAGAGGACGACTCAGCGGGAGGAGTGTGTCTTCATGTGGACAAGGATAAGGTGTCGGTGGAGTTCTGCTCGGCGTGCGCCCGGAAGGCGTCGTCTTCTCTTAAAAT TTTCTTTTTTAGGTGA
- the CCDC89 gene encoding coiled-coil domain-containing protein 89 yields the protein MDTGEIKIWRRRAPMPREEQALRMDTPPPEEPLDKQIEKLNNEEEKMEFKELDGLREALANLRGLSEEEKSEKAMLRSRIQEQSQLICILKRRSDEALERCQILELLNTELEEKRMQEAEKLKASGEHARKLEERFMTLAANHELMIRFKDEHKSQNIQLREENEKLRLENSSLFSQALKDEKAKVLQLTAQSEALTKELETLKHRCAEDAFQAQAREKELLDLQSQQACTYAEETEQLRSQLQSLRQQYQQAMEQMAKAEEMHNNLSQELQARLQTVTREKEELLQLSMERGKVLQNKQAEIRQLEEKLETADMARRHALERFEQEAVAVDSNLRVRELQRRVDGIQKAYDELRLQSEAFKKHSLDLLSKERELNAKLRHLFP from the coding sequence CGGAGGAGAGCTCCTATGCCTCGGGAAGAGCAGGCTCTCAGAATGGACACCCCACCCCCTGAAGAACCGTTAGATAAGCAAATTGAAAAACTGAACAACGAGGAAGAGAAGATGGAGTTTAAGGAACTGGATGGTCTGAGGGAAGCCCTGGCAAACCTCCGGGGACTGTCCGAGGAGGAGAAGAGCGAGAAGGCGATGCTTCGCTCCCGCATCCAAGAGCAGTCCCAGCTCATCTGCATCCTGAAGCGGAGGTCGGATGAGGCCCTGGAGCGCTGCCAGATCCTGGAGCTGCTCAACACAGAGCTGGAGGAGAAGAGGATGCAGGAGGCGGAGAAGCTCAAAGCCTCTGGTGAGCATGCCCGGAAGCTCGAGGAACGCTTTATGACCCTGGCAGCCAACCACGAGTTGATGATCCGCTTTAAGGATGAACACAAGAGTCAGAACATCCAGCTGAGGGAGGAGAATGAGAAGCTGAGGCTGGAAAATAGCAGCCTCTTCAGCCAGGCTCTGAAGGATGAGAAGGCCAAAGTATTGCAGCTCACTGCCCAGAGCGAGGCCCTCACCAAGGAGCTAGAGACTCTGAAACATAGGTGTGCTGAGGATGCCTTCCAGGCGCAGGCCCGTGAGAAGGAGCTGCTGGACCTACAGAGCCAGCAAGCCTGCACCTACGCGGAGGAAACAGAGCAGTTGCGCAGCCAGCTGCAGAGCCTCAGGCAGCAGTACCAGCAAGCCATGGAGCAGATGGCAAAGGCAGAGGAGATGCACAACAACCTGAGCCAGGagctgcaggccaggctgcagacCGTCACCCGGGAGAAAGAGGAGCTGCTGCAGCTGTCCATGGAAAGGGGCAAGGTGCTTCAGAACAAACAAGCAGAGATCCGCCAACTTGAGGAGAagttggagacagcagatatggCCAGGAGGCATGCCCTAGAAAGGTTTGAGCAAGAGGCAGTGGCCGTAGACAGCAACCTAAGAGTCCGGGAGCTTCAGCGCAGAGTGGATGGGATCCAGAAGGCCTATGATGAACTCAGACTGCAGTCAGAAGCCTTCAAAAAGCACAGCCTGGATCTTTTAAGCAAGGAGCGAGAACTCAATGCCAAACTCCGCCATCTCTTCCCATAA
- the CREBZF gene encoding CREB/ATF bZIP transcription factor isoform X2 translates to MRHSLTKLLAASGSDSPTRSESPAPAATCSLSADLIRAAAGEKETAAAGSLGRKQPHSDVGELEAGTGSRGGVAVRAPSPEEMEEEAVASVPGEETEDMDFLSGLELADLLDPRQPDWHLEPGLSSPGPLSSSGGGSDSGGLWRGDDDDEAAAAEMQRFSDLLQRLLNGIGGCSSSSDNGSGEKRRRKSPGGGGGGGSGNDNNQAATKSPRKAAAAAARLNRLKKKEYVMGLESRVRGLAAENQELRAENRELGKRVQALQEESRYLRAVLANETGLARLLSRLSGVGLRLTTSLFRDSPAGDHDYALPVGKQQQDLLEEDDSAGGVCLHVDKDKVSVEFCSACARKASSSLKM, encoded by the coding sequence ATGAGGCATAGCCTGACCAAGCTGCTGGCAGCCTCAGGCAGCGACTCCCCAACCCGCAGCGAGAGCCCGGCGCCGGCCGCGACCTGCTCGCTGTCCGCGGACCTGATCCGGGCTGCGGCGGGGGAGAAGGAGACGGCGGCGGCCGGATCTCTTGGCCGCAAGCAGCCGCACAGCGACGTGGGCGAGTTGGAGGCCGGGACGGGGAGCCGCGGCGGCGTGGCCGTGCGCGCGCCCTCGCCcgaggagatggaggaggaggcggTCGCCAGCGTCCCTGGGGAAGAGACCGAGGATATGGACTTTTTGTCCGGGCTGGAACTCGCGGATCTTTTGGACCCCCGGCAACCAGACTGGCACCTGGAGCCCGGACTTAGCTCGCCTGGGCCTCTCTCCTCGTCCGGCGGAGGCTCGGATAGCGGCGGCCTGTGGAGAGGGGACGACGACGACGAGGCCGCGGCTGCTGAGATGCAGCGCTTTTCCGACCTGCTGCAGAGGCTGTTAAACGGTATCGGAGGCTGCAGTAGCAGCAGTGACAATGGCAGCGGCGAAAAGAGGCGGAGAAAGTCCCCGGGaggaggcggcggtggcggcagcggcAACGATAACAACCAGGCGGCGACAAAGAGTCCCCGGAAGGCGGCGGCGGCCGCTGCCCGTCTTAATCGGCTGAAGAAGAAGGAGTACGTGATGGGGCTGGAGAGTCGAGTCCGGGGTCTGGCAGCCGAGAACCAGGAGCTGCGGGCCGAGAATCGGGAGCTGGGCAAACGCGTACAAGCACTGCAAGAGGAGAGTCGCTACCTACGGGCAGTCTTAGCCAACGAGACTGGACTGGCTCGCTTGCTGAGCCGGCTGAGCGGCGTGGGACTGCGGCTGACCACCTCGCTCTTCAGAGACTCGCCCGCCGGTGACCACGACTACGCGCTGCCGGTGGGAAAGCAGCAGCAGGACCTGCTAGAAGAGGACGACTCAGCGGGAGGAGTGTGTCTTCATGTGGACAAGGATAAGGTGTCGGTGGAGTTCTGCTCGGCGTGCGCCCGGAAGGCGTCGTCTTCTCTTAAAATGTAG
- the TMEM126A gene encoding transmembrane protein 126A, whose protein sequence is MENHKPDDTSEENSTILSIILRKINQLPESERNLLDHGSTYIGLNAGLCGLIANSLFRRTLNVTQARIAAGLPMAVIPFFTAQVAYTSFVSLPLTTGDLNCETCTVTRSGLVGLVLGGLYPVFLAIPVNGGLAARYQSILLPEKGNILTYWIRISKPVFRKMLFPILLQTVFAAYLGSRQYKLLIKALQLPEPGL, encoded by the exons ATGGAAAATCATAAGCCAGATGATACTAGTGAGGAAAATTCAACAATTTTGAGTATCATactcagaaaaattaaccagCTTCCAGAATCTGAAAG GAATTTACTTGATCATGGATCAACATATATTGGACTTAATGCTGGTCTCTGTGGCCTAATAGCCAACAGTCTTTTTCGACGCACCTTGAATGTGACACAGGCTCGTATTGCTGCTGGCTTACCAATGGCAGTGATCCCATTTTTCACAGCACAGGTAGCTTACACAAGTTTTGTAAGTTTACCTTTGACCACAG GTGATTTGAACTGTGAAACCTGTACAGTAACTCGGAGTGGACTGGTTGGTCTTGTTTTGGGTGGTCTGTATCCTGTTTTCCTGGCTATCCCTGTGAATGGTGGCCTAGCAGCCAG gTATCAATCAATTCTGCTACCAGAGAAAGGAAACATCTTAACGTACTGGATTAGAATTTCTAAGCCTGTCTTTAGAAAGATGTTATTTCCCATTTTGCTCCAGACTGTGTTTGCAGCATACCTTGGATCTAGACAATATAAACTACTTATAAAGGCCCTTCAATTACCTGAACCTGGCCTATAA